In one window of Crocosphaera subtropica ATCC 51142 DNA:
- a CDS encoding DVUA0089 family protein encodes MTSFPSKNNSKNIGTTTLLSLVVSLSWVIEPSFALTFDKEGKLTSGVNDSALTAQNLGRLPEQFALTTRGYIASNNTNDVDFYQFTIGGSLPLEVFFDIDRANDFRSSADLDRGLDSMLWVFDEMGTLIAFNDDNTSFDFNDPEPGSSPFGDTDSFIGALTLASGDYFAVVSSFVNEPNVLSQPGLTFEDLSISGQVINGAIPDFSFDNSNDNFSSSGRYQLQIRTQEEDVAIPESSHNVGILIFGLLGVASLTKSRLKK; translated from the coding sequence ATGACATCATTTCCAAGTAAAAATAATTCAAAAAATATAGGAACAACTACCTTGTTAAGCTTAGTTGTTAGTCTTAGTTGGGTTATTGAACCTAGTTTTGCTTTGACCTTTGATAAAGAAGGAAAATTAACGTCAGGAGTCAATGATAGTGCCTTAACTGCACAAAATCTTGGTCGTCTTCCAGAGCAATTTGCGCTAACAACAAGAGGATATATTGCTTCTAATAATACTAACGATGTGGATTTCTACCAATTCACCATTGGAGGGAGTCTTCCGTTAGAAGTTTTCTTTGACATCGACAGAGCTAATGATTTTCGTAGCAGTGCAGATTTAGATCGGGGATTAGATTCTATGCTATGGGTATTTGATGAGATGGGGACACTCATTGCATTTAATGATGACAATACTTCTTTTGATTTTAATGATCCAGAACCAGGTTCCTCCCCTTTTGGCGATACCGATTCTTTTATTGGTGCATTGACTCTAGCTTCAGGAGACTATTTTGCTGTTGTCTCATCTTTTGTTAATGAACCTAATGTACTAAGTCAACCAGGATTAACGTTTGAGGATTTATCTATTTCTGGCCAAGTGATTAATGGTGCAATTCCAGATTTTTCCTTTGATAATTCTAATGATAACTTTTCTTCTTCTGGTCGATATCAGCTACAAATCCGAACCCAAGAAGAAGACGTTGCTATTCCTGAATCTTCTCACAATGTAGGAATATTAATTTTTGGTCTTTTAGGAGTAGCTTCGTTGACTAAATCGAGGCTTAAGAAATAG